The Alnus glutinosa chromosome 7, dhAlnGlut1.1, whole genome shotgun sequence genome includes a region encoding these proteins:
- the LOC133873592 gene encoding E3 ubiquitin-protein ligase SGR9, amyloplastic produces MMTETTAIMAALSTLPPPQLSDLNFSILSDIRHHHRRLSAVLSSPTLFSLTLHHLHSLSLPHKTLLIARHLLSALRHLARHFHPKQQPPPPPSTATKQRDLDAVLLLLLLCEIRQHNPEALETSSPAKWREILSGLWCDAVLTISGIGFCDGSVLIPYIETVTRCWKFVGEMGCCGGDGDGKVAASPAAVVALPSVEVRGRGVECVICKEEMREGRDLCELPCEHLFHWMCILPWLTKRNTCPCCRFPLPTDDVFGEIQRLWEVLVKNTIKM; encoded by the coding sequence ATGATGACAGAAACCACCGCCATCATGGCTGCACTCTCCACTCTTCCCCCTCCACAGCTCTCAGATCTCAACTTCTCCATACTCTCAGATATCCGCCACCACCACCGCCGCCTCTCAGCCGTCCTTTCCTCCCCTACCCTCTTCTCCCTCACTCTCCACCACCTCCACTCCCTCTCCCTCCCACATAAGACTCTCCTCATTGCCCGACACCTCCTCTCCGCCCTCCGTCACCTCGCGCGCCACTTCCACCCCAAACAACAGCCACCTCCTCCACCTTCAACCGCCACCAAACAACGAGACCTCGATGCAGTTTTACTCCTCCTCCTACTCTGCGAAATCCGCCAACACAACCCAGAAGCTCTGGAAACGTCATCTCCCGCCAAATGGCGCGAAATTCTGAGCGGGCTCTGGTGTGATGCCGTGTTAACGATTTCTGGCATTGGGTTCTGTGATGGGTCGGTCTTGATTCCGTACATTGAGACGGTGACGAGGTGCTGGAAGTTTGTTGGCGAAATGGGTTGCTGTGGCGGCGATGGTGATGGGAAGGTGGCGGCGTCTCCGGCGGCGGTGGTTGCGCTTCCGTCGGTGGAGGTGAGAGGGCGTGGAGTGGAGTGTGTAATATGTAAGGAGGAGATGAGAGAAGGGAGGGACCTGTGTGAGTTGCCATGCGAGCACTTGTTTCATTGGATGTGCATTCTGCCGTGGCTGACGAAGAGGAACACGTGTCCCTGCTGCAGGTTCCCGCTACCCACGGATGATGTATTCGGAGAGATCCAACGACTGTGGGAGGTTCTGGTCAAGAACACCATCAAGATGTAG
- the LOC133873741 gene encoding pentatricopeptide repeat-containing protein At2g37310: MRITKALNIQIPTTSNGYVQRASQSLLEANGLDYGAYGSLIQHCTNRSLVRQAKQLHARLVLFSVIPNNFLASKLITVYSRSNHLREARHMFDKIPCKNTFSWNALLIGYSHQNMHFDTLKLFLTLVSSNLKDVKPDCYTISCVLKAFSSLFSDSRLAKEVHCFVLRRGLDSDLFVVNALITFYSRCDEIGLARTVFDRMPERDIVSWNSMIAGYSQAGFYQECKGLYREMLGSAGLRPNGMTIVSVLQACGQSTDLILGMEVHQFVNESQIEIDVSVCNAIIGLYAKCGSLDYARELFEEMDEKDEVTYGSIISGYMVHGFVDKAMDLFREMKNPGLSTWNAVISGLVQNNRHEGVVDLVREMQACGFKLNTVTLSSILPTISYLSNLKGGKEIHAYAVRNKYDCNIYVATAIIDTYARSGFLHGAQRVFDQSKGRSLIIWTAIISAYAAHGDANNSLSLFNEMLINGIRPDPVTFTAVLSACAHSGMVEEAWKIFDAMFTTYGIQPSVEHYACMVGVLSRAGRLSEAAEFVFKMPIEPSAKVWGALLNGASVSGDVELGKFISDRLFEIEPENTGNYIIMANLYSQAGRWEEADQIRERMKRIGLKKIPGSSWIETSRGLQSFIARDVSNGRTEEIYEMLGGLLGLMREEGYVLRDELDEESVYS; the protein is encoded by the coding sequence ATGAGGATCACAAAGGCATTGAACATTCAAATACCAACCACTTCCAACGGCTACGTCCAACGAGCCTCACAAAGCCTCTTGGAAGCCAATGGCCTCGACTACGGCGCTTATGGCTCCCTCATCCAGCACTGCACCAACCGCAGCCTCGTCCGCCAGGCCAAGCAGCTCCATGCCCGCCTCGTCCTCTTCTCCGTCATACCCAACAACTTCCTCGCATCAAAGCTCATCACTGTCTACTCCAGATCAAATCACCTTCGTGAAGCCCGCCACATGTTCGATAAAATTCCTTGCAAAAACACTTTCTCTTGGAACGCTTTGCTCATTGGGTATTCCCATCAGAACATGCACTTCGACACGCTGAAACTTTTTTTGACTCTGGTTTCCTCTAATTTGAAGGATGTGAAACCGGATTGTTATACGATTTCCTGTGTCTTAAAGGCATTCTCGTCGTTGTTTTCTGATTCAAGGTTAGCTAAGGAGGTTCATTGTTTTGTTCTTCGACGTGGGTTGGACTCGGATCTTTTTGTCGTCAATGCCTTGATTACGTTCTACTCGAGATGTGATGAGATTGGCTTGGCGAGAACTGTgtttgataggatgcctgagaGAGATATCGTGTCGTGGAATTCAATGATAGCAGGGTATTCTCAGGCTGGATTTTATCAGGAGTGTAAGGGATTGTATAGAGAGATGTTGGGTTCAGCGGGATTACGGCCCAATGGAATGACAATTGTCAGTGTCTTGCAGGCGTGTGGGCAGTCGACAGACCTTATTCTTGGGATGGAAGTTCATCAGTTTGTAAACGAGAGCCAAATTGAGATTGATGTTTCGGTTTGTAATGCCATTATTGGGTTGTATGCAAAATGTGGTAGCTTGGACTATGCACGAGAATTATTTGAAGAGATGGATGAGAAGGATGAAGTCACCTATGGATCGATAATTTCAGGTTACATGGTCCATGGTTTTGTTGAcaaagcaatggatcttttccGAGAAATGAAAAACCCTGGATTAAGTACATGGAATGCTGTGATTTCAGGTTTGGTTCAGAACAACCGACATGAAGGAGTTGTAGATTTAGTACGAGAAATGCAGGCATGTGGTTTTAAGTTAAATACCGTAACACTTTCGAGTATTCTCCCTACAATTTCATACTTATCAAACCTAAAAGGAGGGAAAGAAATACACGCTTACGCTGTTAGAAATAAGTATGATTGCAATATTTATGTTGCAACTGCCATTATAGATACCTATGCGAGATCAGGGTTTCTTCACGGGGCACAACGGGTTTTTGATCAATCAAAAGGTAGGAGCTTGATCATTTGGACAGCTATAATCTCAGCATATGCAGCCCATGGAGATGCTAATAATTCTCTTAGTCTTTTTAACGAGATGCTAATTAATGGGATTAGGCCAGACCCAGTAACATTTACAGCCGTATTATCAGCTTGTGCTCATTCTGGAATGGTAGAAGAAGCTTGGAAGATCTTTGATGCCATGTTTACGACATATGGCATACAGCCGTCAGTTGAGCACTATGCTTGCATGGTAGGTGTTCTTAGCCGAGCTGGGAGACTATCTGAAGCTGCAGAATTTGTCTTTAAAATGCCAATTGAACCAAGTGCTAAAGTTTGGGGTGCATTGCTCAATGGGGCTTCTGTTTCCGGTGATGTTGAACTAGGTAAATTCATCAGTGATCGTTTGTTTGAGATTGAGCCTGAAAACACTGGGAATTACATTATTATGGCAAATTTGTATTCTCAAGCTGGGAGATGGGAAGAAGCTGATCAGATCAGGGAAAGGATGAAGAGAATTGGGTTGAAAAAGATCCCAGGCAGTAGCTGGATTGAAACAAGTAGAGGATTACAAAGCTTCATAGCCAGGGATGTATCAAATGGAAGAACTGAAGAGATATATGAAATGTTGGGAGGATTGCTTGGGTTAATGAGAGAGGAAGGATATGTTCTGAGGGACGAGTTAGATGAGGAGAGTGTTTATAGTTGA
- the LOC133874000 gene encoding uncharacterized protein LOC133874000: MISVSMEEDRKWSDKQMEGDGGFRTVECLRGRLVAERQASRLAKENAELLGNKLIELENQLKEETKLRKKAEKKLKILIKKLESLNIITISVESEQSSSSENCKMSSRSCTSTSDSKDPEEDEIKSQFTSPEISQNLQHIVSENSASTPSHSSPSSEKDSHSNSDLNDPSQERFSDNHSYSSLKSSTQENGSDHEDNVDNPLALVPVGFPATSQTAEVKPLDESVREVLDALRHARERLQSSIQSRHMVQVGST, encoded by the exons ATGATATCTGTTAGCATGGAAGAAGATAGAAAATGGAg TGACAAACAAATGGAAGGGGATGGTGGTTTCAGAACCGTGGAGTGCCTAAGAGGGAGATTGGTTGCAGAGAGACAAGCTTCAAGGCTTGCTAAAGAAAATGCAGAGCTTCTGGGCAATAAG TTGATAGAGCTTGAGAACCAACTTAAGGAAGAGACAAAACTGAGGAAGAAAGCTGAAAAGAAGCTTAAAATCTTGATTAAGAAGCTTGAATCCTTGAACATTATCACCATATCGGTGGAATCAGAGCAGTCTAGTTCGTCGGAAAACTGTAAAATGTCTTCTAGATCATGCACCAGTACCTCAGATTCCAAAGACCCAGAAGAAGATGAGATCAAATCCCAATTCACGAGCCCAGAAATCTCACAAAATCTGCAGCACATTGTCTCAGAAAACTCTGCATCCACTCCAAGCCATTCAAGCCCATCCAGCGAAAAAGATTCCCATTCTAATTCCGACCTCAATGATCCTTCCCAAGAAAGATTCAGCGACAATCATAG TTATTCAAGCTTAAAATCTTCAACACAAGAGAATGGGAGTGATCATGAGGATAATGTTGATAACCCGTTGGCATTAGTTCCGGTGGGTTTTCCGGCGACCTCACAGACTGCTGAAGTGAAGCCATTAGATGAAAGCGTTAGGGAAGTTCTTGATGCTTTAAGGCATGCCAGGGAAAGACTTCAGAGCTCAATACAGAGCAGACATATGGTTCAGGTTGGCTCAACTTAA